In Candidatus Schekmanbacteria bacterium, one genomic interval encodes:
- a CDS encoding transposase: protein MSRPLRISYPGAWYHVMNRGRRKEKIFLSQSDYEAFIKILQETSVMWNLKISSYCLMPNHYHLLVHTPDGNISRCMRHINGVYTQHFNRYHKKDGQLFRGRYKAVLVEADSHLLEVLRYIHRNPIRAGLVKEIGEYTWDSHRGYVANDKRWDWLYTDILLSMFASKKNMAQEAYLEFVLKEESDEIKRFYSKKNMPSVLGGENFKEWVKLKFRHLLSNVEIPEARVLAINPETIISQVCEHFNIDRETLMSSRRGKENLPKDIAVYLVRLHSKETLLDIGRYFDMNNYSSVSSMVERVKRRRMKDNSLRKHLEEIEKKLNKSQKQT from the coding sequence ATGTCAAGACCATTGCGCATATCATATCCCGGTGCTTGGTATCATGTAATGAATCGGGGGAGAAGAAAGGAGAAAATCTTTTTGTCTCAGAGCGACTACGAAGCCTTCATCAAGATCCTCCAAGAGACATCAGTGATGTGGAATTTGAAAATTTCTTCATATTGTCTAATGCCCAACCATTATCATTTGTTAGTTCACACGCCAGACGGTAATATTTCCAGATGTATGAGGCATATAAACGGTGTTTATACTCAACATTTTAACCGTTACCACAAGAAAGATGGGCAATTGTTTCGCGGCAGATACAAGGCTGTGCTTGTTGAAGCAGATAGTCATCTTCTTGAAGTCCTGCGCTATATCCATCGAAATCCCATAAGGGCTGGCCTTGTAAAAGAGATAGGAGAATATACTTGGGATAGTCATAGAGGATATGTGGCTAATGATAAAAGATGGGATTGGCTTTATACAGACATTTTATTGTCAATGTTTGCCAGTAAAAAAAATATGGCACAGGAAGCATACCTAGAATTTGTTTTAAAGGAAGAGTCTGATGAAATCAAACGCTTTTATTCAAAAAAGAATATGCCCTCGGTACTCGGAGGAGAAAATTTTAAAGAATGGGTGAAATTGAAGTTTCGTCATCTACTTAGTAATGTAGAAATACCTGAAGCTCGTGTGCTAGCAATAAATCCTGAAACAATAATTAGTCAGGTATGTGAACATTTCAATATTGATAGAGAAACGTTAATGTCATCAAGGCGTGGCAAGGAGAACTTGCCAAAAGATATAGCTGTATATTTAGTGAGGCTTCACAGCAAAGAAACTCTCTTGGATATTGGAAGATATTTTGATATGAATAATTACAGTTCAGTGAGTAGTATGGTAGAGCGGGTAAAAAGGAGAAGAATGAAAGATAATTCTTTGCGTAAACATCTTGAAGAAATTGAGAAAAAACTTAACAAAAGCCAAAAGCAGACTTGA